TAAGCACCGCGGTCAGCACCAGGTGCAGGCCGCTCCCCCGCCACAGCGCCCATCCCACCGCCATGATCAGGAGTCCACCGTACGCGGGGTGGCGCGTACGCGCGTAGAGGCCGGTCTGCACAAACGTACCCCTGCGACGCGGCCGGGGCAGGATAGTCAGGCTGGGACCGAGTTCATACAGCGCGCGCAGGCCCAGCCATCCTCCCGCGATGACCAGCAGCACACCGAGTGGCACCCAGAGCGCACGAGACGGCGCGGTCCAGCGCCACGCGGGCGGCGCCAGCGCCACCGCTGCCATCAAGATCAACTGCCCGATAACCAGCCACTCGCCGCGTGTGCCCTTCCACCAGGGCGGGCAGCCGCTCATGGTTTGCCTCCCTGCGGGCGCGAGGATCGCTGCCGGGGCCGGCCCAAGACCCGGCGGCGATGCGCCGAGGACAGGTTCTCGCACGCGTAACGCAGCACCAGCCGCGTGGTTCGATCGCGGTTCGCCACCAGGTAAGTCACGACCTCGCCGGCCTTCTTCTTCGTCGCTTCCTTCAGCAACCATCCGACCCCTTTCTGTACCATTAGGTCGGCATCGCCGAGCAGCCGGTCTGCCATGCCAAGGATCTCGGGCAGGTGCTCGCCGGTCCGCGCCAGTGGGATCATACTGACCGCGGCTGCGCGGCGGCGCCACCGATGGCGGCTGCGCGCCCAGGGGACGAGCCGACGGATCAGCGCCGGGTGGTCGCGGACCAGCGGCCCGATGATCTGGCAGCACAGCGAGTCGCAACTCGCCCAATCGTTGAG
This genomic window from Armatimonadota bacterium contains:
- a CDS encoding isoprenylcysteine carboxylmethyltransferase family protein; the encoded protein is MVAEGSDEEEGRRGRDLPGGEPRSNHAAGAALRVREPVLGASPPGLGPAPAAILAPAGRQTMSGCPPWWKGTRGEWLVIGQLILMAAVALAPPAWRWTAPSRALWVPLGVLLVIAGGWLGLRALYELGPSLTILPRPRRRGTFVQTGLYARTRHPAYGGLLIMAVGWALWRGSGLHLVLTAVL
- a CDS encoding DNA alkylation repair protein, which gives rise to MSVSVASLRALLRAHADPINAAGARRYFTDGVKTYGVRRTLLDGFARDAAAALRVGQAREPRLRAVERAGSKPAARGGLPAALRIAGGLYRSGNMDEAALAVRILERFGRHLAPAHFGTFDRWVSFLNDWASCDSLCCQIIGPLVRDHPALIRRLVPWARSRHRWRRRAAAVSMIPLARTGEHLPEILGMADRLLGDADLMVQKGVGWLLKEATKKKAGEVVTYLVANRDRTTRLVLRYACENLSSAHRRRVLGRPRQRSSRPQGGKP